In Planctomycetaceae bacterium, the sequence TGACAACCTGCAAAAACCGAACATTTATATGGCTGCTGGCGATTATTATGCCGATAACGCTTGGTTTTTATTTTGTTGGCGGCTTCAGCCAGTTCATAATGCTTTATTATGTTTATGGCGGCGATAAGCCGCATGCTTCAATTTTAATGGGCTGGTGCGGAACATTGTGGGCGGTGCTTTCGCTTGCCGGTGTTTTTCCGATGACCTACATCGCGACACGACTTGGCAAATCAAAAACTGTTATGATATTTCTTCTTGTGATGGCTGTGGGCAATTCGCTTAAGGTCGTTTGTTACAGCAGGACTTATCCCTGGCTGGCGTTGATTCCGACAGCGTCTTTATCGCTTGGTTTTCTTGTGCTGTTCTCGCTGGTTTACTCAATGATTGCGGATATTTGCGATGAGGACGAACTCAACACGGGCAAACGCAGAGAGGGCAGTTATCAGGCCGTTTATAACTGGTGGTGGAAAATCGGAATGTCCGGCGCGACTATTATTTCGGGCTTTTTGCTCAAGTCAACAGGTTTTAATGTAAAACTTCCCGCCCAGTCCGATTCAACGCTGCTTTGGCTGCGTGTATGGGAGATTGGTTTGCCGTCGGTTATGTGTCTGGTGAGTGTTTTGCTGCTCATTAAATATCCTTTAACTGAACAGCGGGCTTATGAAATTAAGGATTTGCTCGCGAAACGAAAACTTGAACTTGCCGCGATTGGCGAAGTGAATGGTAATTAAGAAAAAGTGATTATGAACGATTTTGAAAACAATTTGACAGTAGAAAGCTGCCGACAGTCGATGTCGGAAGCACAGACGATGAATGTCTCTGTTGTTGCTGATAGTCTGGTCGCAAGGGCGGTTGATTTTATAAAGAGAAACGCCGGCCGGCCGATTCAGGTCCGCAATGTTGTCGAGCACGTCGCGGTTTCGCGAAGAGAAATTGAAAGACGATTTAAAAAATCGCTCAATCGTTCGATTCATCGCGAAATCAAACAGACGAGGGTTAGTTTGATTGCCGCAATGCTGCTTGAGACTTCATACACTGGTTCTGAAATCGCGGCTAAACTCGGGTTTGCGGACGTAGCTCATTTTGCAAGATATTTCAGGGATATCGAAGGAGTAAGTCCGCTGGAATACAGAAAGAAAAATTTATGCACTGTTTGAGAAAATTAAAATATGTTTTTCTTGCAGTCCTTGCCGCAGCCGCGACAGTATCGGCTTCGCAGCTTACAGTTGTAAGTTACGAACCTGCTGAAACGAGCCTTGTTGTTTCGTCTGGCGAAATAGCGACAATACAAAAAGTTCTCGGCGGAACTGACGGATCGCCAAATGCAACTGACGGTTCGTATGTGCTTAAACTTCAATGGACAGGCCAACCCGACCGCAAAGTTGAAATCTATCAAAGCGGTTTTAGCTACAATTTTGCCGGCTTTGACCAGATGCTTGTCGATGTATATATACCGACCGGCTCGGCTCTGTTTCAATCAAGCGGTCTTATCGGTATCTGGAGCAACAACTGGCTGCCGGGCAACTGGAGCCGCGGCGATATTGTCCCGACAGAAAACGACGAATGGTTTACAATCACAATGGATATAAGTTCGTTTAACGAAGTGACGCTGAATTATATATCCGCGCTCGTTTTTGAATATTATGGAGCTGATGTCGGCACATTGTACATTGACAACATAAGATTGTTCAGTTGCCAATCCAGTGAGCCCAATGGTCTGGTTGCGACCGGCCACGACAGCAGAATAGATTTGAGATGGAACTCCATTGCGGGAGTTACCGGTTATCATATCTATCGCGCGGATTCGGAAACAGGAACTTTTACAAAAATTAACTCCAATGTTCATCTTGTGAATGTATATAGCGATTTTCTCGGCACAAACGGCTTGACAAAATATTATTACGTGGTTTCCGTCTGCGGCGGCAGTGAGTCTGTTCCGTCTGATACTGTTTCCGCGGCTTCTTTCGCAATGACAGATGAGCAGCTTCTCAATTCTGTGGAAGAAGCGACATTTAGATTCTTCTGGGATTATGCTCATCCGGCAAGCGGACTTACAAGAGACAATTATGACCCGACTTATATTACCAACCAGTGTGCCATTGGCGGTACAGGAATGGGACTGATGGCTGTTTGCGTCGGTGCCGAGCGGGGATTTGTAAGCAGAGCAGACGCTGCCCAGCGGGTTTTGAAAACATTGAATTTCCTCAATGATGTAACGCCTCGTTACCACGGTGCCTGGGCGCATTTTGCTAACGGTTATACCGGCCAGACTATCGCTGCGATTGACAGTTATGATAACGGCGCCGATTTGGTTGAAACTGCTTATGTGGCAAAAGGGCTGCTCACGGTTCGGCAGTACTTCGATTCGAATGATGCCGCTGAAACACAGATTCGCAGTCTTGCGACCGAAATGTGGGAGGGGATTGATTGGTACTGGTATCTCCGCCGTACAGAATCCGGATACGAAAACAACGAATCGCTTTACTGGCACTGGTCGCCGAATTACGGTTGGGCGATGAATATGCCGATACACGGATACAACGAATGTCAGATTATATATCTGCTGGCGATAGCTTCGCCGACGCATCCGATACCCGCATCATGTTATTATAACGGCTGGGCGGCTTATGGGTATAAAAATGGCAACACATATTATGGTTACAAGCAATGGGTTGGCGGATTTGAATCGTGTATGTTCTTTACGCAGTACACGCATCTTGGTTTTGACCCGCGCGGCAAATATGATAACTTCTGCAATTATTTAGATAACAGCCGAAACATCGCGTTGATTGACAGGGCGTATTGCATTGCCAATCCGAAAGGTTACAGCGATTACAATGATTTGGTCTGGGGAATGACCGCAAGCTATACTCCGTGGGGTTATGGCGCACAGGCGCCGGGCAATCCGGACAACGGCACTATTTCACCGACAGCCGCATTAAGTTCGACTCCATACACGCCGGCCGAATCGATTGCGACAATGAAGCATTTTTATCATAATTACGATGGTAAATTATGGGGGCCGTTTGGTTTTGTCGATGCGTTCAATCCGACCTTTAACTGGTATTCGCCTGGTTATATCGCAATCGACCAGGGGCCGATTATGATAATGATTGAGAATTACCGCACGGGCCTTTGCTGGAATTTATTTATGGCAAATCCGGAAATTGCGCCGATGCTCGAATCTATCGGCTGGGCGACAAGAGGCGACAACGGACTTCATTACGAATATTACGAAGGAATATGGAATGTGATTCCTGATTTTGATTCTTTTACGCCTGTTGCGACAGGCATTGCGCAGAATTTTGATGTTGCTCTGCGTCAGCAGGACGATTATTTCGCTCTGCGTTTCACAGGTTATATCGATATAAAAACCACCGGGACATATACGTTCTACACAAACTCCGACGACGGCAGCAAATTATATATAGATGATACGCTTGTCGTGAACAACGACGGACTGCACGACGCGCATGACGCAAGTGGAACGATTACTCTGACGGCAGGTAAACATAAGATTGTTGTTACGTATTTTGACAAGACAAGTTCAGAAGTTTTGACGGTTAGTTTCGCAGGGCCGGGAATTGCCAAAAAACAAATTCCGGTAAATCTGCTGTTCAGATGTAATTTGTCCGGCGATTATACGCAGGATTGTAGTGTTGATATGAACGATTTAAGAATATTGGCCGAGAACTGGCTTAAAAGTTATACATTTGTTGATTTTTCACAAATGGCCGTTGATTGGCGCAAATAGAAGAAAGTTAAAAGGGTATAATTATGAAAAAGATTAAAGGGTTTACGTTAGTGGAATTGCTGGTTGTGATTTCGATTATTGCTGTCCTCTTGGCGGTTCTTATGCCCTCGCTTCGCAAAGCAAAGGAGCAGGCCAATTTTGTTATCTGTAAGAACAATTTACGGCAGATTGGTCTTGCCGGTACTATGTATCTTCAGGCAAACAACAATGCTTTTCCGCATCCTCTGGTTTGTGTTTACACTTGGAAGACGTTTGATCCTCCATACGGCACCAGTCATCCTTTTGAGTGCCGTTGGCACGATGCAGGAGTTACCCCTGATGGACCTTTCTGGCCTTATCTGAAAACAAAGGGTATAACACATTGCCCAAGTTTTGCTATTATTGCCAGAGCACGCGGCCAAAATCACCCAAAGCATAGTACGTCTCTTAATATTCCGATAGAGCCGACCTTTACTTATAGTATGAATGGTTTTCTAAGTAACGGAGATGCCCATGAAGATTTGAGTAGTAGAGACCTACCCTATCGGATGCCCAAACTCACCAATGTAAAACGTCCGGCGGATGTAATGTTTCTTACAGAAGAAAATA encodes:
- a CDS encoding MFS transporter, with protein sequence MDSKQRHITEEKDKIGFGQKVAYGLGAMSTNVAVNSLNNWALIFYNTCLGVSPVLIGIAQGIPRLWDAVTDTYIGVCSDNSRSKFGRRKPFMFFGAIALGMTFSLLWMAPKSWSEYAIFGYFLVMSLGFYTAVAVFDIPRGALGYEMTDDYHERTRLFAYCSFIINVGAITTPWIYFVANLSVFKDDLQGMKYVGIAMGLLIVFGGVVCAIVCKERKTQQVSHQERVKFWSSVMTTCKNRTFIWLLAIIMPITLGFYFVGGFSQFIMLYYVYGGDKPHASILMGWCGTLWAVLSLAGVFPMTYIATRLGKSKTVMIFLLVMAVGNSLKVVCYSRTYPWLALIPTASLSLGFLVLFSLVYSMIADICDEDELNTGKRREGSYQAVYNWWWKIGMSGATIISGFLLKSTGFNVKLPAQSDSTLLWLRVWEIGLPSVMCLVSVLLLIKYPLTEQRAYEIKDLLAKRKLELAAIGEVNGN
- a CDS encoding AraC family transcriptional regulator, with amino-acid sequence MNDFENNLTVESCRQSMSEAQTMNVSVVADSLVARAVDFIKRNAGRPIQVRNVVEHVAVSRREIERRFKKSLNRSIHREIKQTRVSLIAAMLLETSYTGSEIAAKLGFADVAHFARYFRDIEGVSPLEYRKKNLCTV
- a CDS encoding type II secretion system GspH family protein; translated protein: MKKIKGFTLVELLVVISIIAVLLAVLMPSLRKAKEQANFVICKNNLRQIGLAGTMYLQANNNAFPHPLVCVYTWKTFDPPYGTSHPFECRWHDAGVTPDGPFWPYLKTKGITHCPSFAIIARARGQNHPKHSTSLNIPIEPTFTYSMNGFLSNGDAHEDLSSRDLPYRMPKLTNVKRPADVMFLTEENIWIINRSNIDGFGNNRGYKDDISLSKYALNDMYFMPAEQYGNGDCIATFHKASDSKMNTGISNIVFIDGHVGNERAYSAEDLIRGSSNRSWQLATGKSK